Below is a genomic region from Streptosporangium album.
CTGGCCGCTCCCGTCTACGTCGACCGCTACCTGTTCGCGACGGTGCCGGCGTACGCGCTGCTGGCCGGTCTGGCCCTCGCTGCGACGCCCCTCCCCATCGCCGCCCTCGCCCTGGTGACCGCCCTGGCCGCAGGGCTGCCCGGGCAGCTGGACCTGCGCAGGGAGGACGGGCACAACGAGAACTTCCCCCGCGCGATCCGGATCATCTCCGGAGAGGCCCTCCCCGGTGACGCGATCGTGTACGCCGGATCGTGGCTGCGGACGGGAATGCTCTACTACGGGGGGCGGGACCTGGCCGACGACGTGCTGCTCATGAGTGCCGCCCCTCGGCCGGACTCCTTCGACTACCCCGAACGCGCCGACGTCGCCGCCGCCCTCGACGGATACGAGCGGGTCTGGGTGCTCTGGCGCGGAGGCGCCAGGAAGCCCGCCACGGGAAGCGACAGGATCGACGCGCTGCTGCGGGCGGGATTCACCCGGAGCCGGGCATGGCATGTGGGGCGGGCGCCCGGCATGACCGTGATGCTCCAGACCCGGCGGGCCGATCTCGCATCGCGGACGGCGCATCGGCGGCGGCGACCGGCTTAGTAAGGTGTGAAAGACCTTATAGCCCCTGGCTCAAGGAGCCTCATGACCGCCGAATCCCTGCGCGGGTCCGCCGAGCCGTACAAGCCGGGCCTGCCCAGGCCGGGTGCGCTGCTGCGGGCGGCCTCCGACGCGATCCCACCGTCCGGGCTGGTGCTGCTGGCCATCCTGTCGGTGCAGGTGGGCGCGGGTTTCGCCAAGGACCTGTTCTCCCAGCTGCCGCCGAGCGCGGTGGTGTTCCTGCGGATCGCGACGGGCGCGCTCGTCATGGGCGTGGTGGCCCGGCCTCGGCTGAAGGGGCTGACCCGCCTGGACGTCGGGCTGGGGGTGGCGTTCGGCGTGACGCTGGGCGTGATGAACCTGTCGTTCTACGAGGCGCTGGCCCGGCTGCCCATGGGCATCGCGGTGGCGATCGAGTTCCTCGGCCCGCTCGGGGTGGCGGTGGCCGCCTCACGCCGCCGCCTGGACCTGCTCTGGGTGGGGCTGGCCGCCTCCGGCGTGGTGCTACTGGCCCCGTGGGGGACGACGGTGTCGCGGATCAGCTGGGCCGGCATCGGATTCGCGCTGGTCGCCGCGGTCTGCTGGGCGGGCTACATCCTGCTGTCGGCCGCCGTGGGCCAGCGCTTCCCCGGCACGACCGGCCTGTCCTTCGCGATGATCGCGTCGTTCCTGCTGATCGCCCCCGTGGGGATCGGCACGGGCGGCGCCGAGCTGCTCCGGCCCGAGATCCTGCTGATCGGGCTCGGGGTGGGTCTGCTGTCGTCGGTCATCCCCTACTCCATCGAGCTGGAGGCCCTGCGCAGGATGCCCAAGCAGGTCTTCGGCATCCTGATGAGCCTGGAGCCCGCGGTGGCCGCGGTGGTCGGCCTGCTCGTGCTGGGCGAGGTGCTCCAGGTGCGTGAATGGGCGGCCATCGGCTGCGTGGTCGTCGCCAGCGTGGGCGCGACCCGCAGCGCGCGCCGGTCACGGTAGGACCACGACGCCCGGCGCCACGCGCGCGGGGCGCCGGCCCTACTCCGGCTCGCTGGCCCAGATGCCCCGGACGTGCTGGATGTGGTGGCGCATCAGCTGCTCGGAGCCGTCCGTGTCGCCGGCGGAGAGCAGGTCGAGCAGGTCGAGGTGCTCGCGGGCGGAGTCGACGAGGCCGCCGGACGCGTAGAGGGCCGACAGGCCGTACAGGCGCGCCCGCTTGCGCAGGTCGCGCACCACGTCCACCAGATGCGTGTTGCCCGCCA
It encodes:
- a CDS encoding EamA family transporter, producing MTAESLRGSAEPYKPGLPRPGALLRAASDAIPPSGLVLLAILSVQVGAGFAKDLFSQLPPSAVVFLRIATGALVMGVVARPRLKGLTRLDVGLGVAFGVTLGVMNLSFYEALARLPMGIAVAIEFLGPLGVAVAASRRRLDLLWVGLAASGVVLLAPWGTTVSRISWAGIGFALVAAVCWAGYILLSAAVGQRFPGTTGLSFAMIASFLLIAPVGIGTGGAELLRPEILLIGLGVGLLSSVIPYSIELEALRRMPKQVFGILMSLEPAVAAVVGLLVLGEVLQVREWAAIGCVVVASVGATRSARRSR